In Nitrospirota bacterium, a genomic segment contains:
- the cls gene encoding cardiolipin synthase: MIIVKPCFLFFLFASILGFSSGCATLPDVSEVIDDTPIAQKPRQIVSSKGLLSPRQSKAIMDRLKRSVDPTDILQRHTAVVESVTESPLTKGNKVTLIADGKATYAAMFKAIRNAKNHINLESYIIEDDETGHTFADLLLQKQAEGVQVNILYDSVGSMYTPASFFQRLRDNGIQVVGFNPTNPLELQEKWGLTHRDHRKILIVDGNVAIIGGINISKVYSSGPLKRKRNEKAPIHWRDTDIHIEGPSVAELQKLFFDTWLKQKGPKLSGRNYFPDLKEAGNALVRVIGSTPGETNRIPFIVYVSVIGFAEHSIHMTNSYFIPDDQIVKALADAAERGVDVKIILPGITDSQFTLYAQRHHYSSLLRSGVKIYEHSTSLLHAKTAVVDQVWSTVGSTNMDFLSLLNNDEVNAIILSHDFAVEMEQMFVSDLADSRQIQWDEWKKRPVFPRIGEWFVHLFVRWL; encoded by the coding sequence ATGATAATCGTCAAGCCTTGCTTTTTGTTCTTTCTGTTCGCATCCATCCTGGGCTTCAGCAGTGGATGTGCGACCTTGCCGGACGTCTCTGAAGTCATTGATGACACGCCGATTGCGCAAAAACCTCGTCAAATCGTTTCATCCAAGGGACTGTTATCTCCCCGTCAAAGCAAGGCGATCATGGACCGGCTGAAGCGATCGGTCGACCCGACGGACATTCTGCAACGCCACACTGCCGTGGTGGAATCGGTCACTGAAAGCCCGCTGACGAAGGGAAATAAGGTCACCCTGATCGCCGATGGCAAGGCAACCTATGCCGCAATGTTCAAAGCGATACGGAATGCCAAAAACCATATCAACCTTGAAAGCTATATCATTGAAGATGATGAAACAGGCCATACATTTGCCGACCTGTTGCTGCAAAAACAGGCGGAAGGTGTCCAGGTAAATATCCTGTATGACAGCGTGGGCAGTATGTATACTCCCGCTTCTTTTTTCCAGCGCCTGCGCGACAACGGAATTCAGGTTGTCGGGTTCAATCCTACAAATCCACTGGAGCTTCAGGAGAAATGGGGACTGACACACCGGGACCACCGCAAGATTTTGATCGTTGACGGCAACGTTGCCATTATCGGGGGCATCAACATCAGCAAGGTTTATTCGAGCGGTCCTCTCAAACGGAAACGAAACGAAAAGGCGCCGATTCACTGGCGCGACACAGACATTCACATTGAAGGCCCGTCCGTGGCTGAATTACAGAAGCTCTTTTTTGACACCTGGCTGAAACAGAAGGGACCGAAACTTTCCGGACGGAATTATTTCCCTGATCTGAAAGAAGCGGGCAATGCCCTGGTGCGGGTTATCGGCAGCACCCCGGGAGAAACCAACAGGATACCTTTTATCGTGTATGTGTCGGTCATCGGTTTCGCAGAGCATTCGATCCACATGACGAATTCCTATTTTATCCCTGACGACCAGATCGTAAAAGCCCTTGCTGATGCCGCTGAGCGCGGTGTTGACGTAAAGATCATTCTCCCCGGGATCACCGATTCTCAGTTCACGTTATATGCGCAGAGGCATCATTATTCCAGTCTTTTGAGATCGGGAGTGAAGATATACGAGCACAGTACTTCCCTGCTGCACGCGAAAACCGCGGTGGTTGACCAGGTTTGGTCAACGGTCGGCTCAACCAACATGGACTTCTTGAGCTTATTGAACAATGACGAGGTGAATGCGATTATCCTGAGTCACGATTTTGCCGTCGAAATGGAGCAGATGTTTGTCAGTGACCTTGCGGATTCCAGG
- a CDS encoding zinc ribbon domain-containing protein produces MPVYEYECGSCGGRFEAVRKFSDPDLSVCPLCKAANVRKVLSTPAFVLKGSGWYVTDYPSNARKEGSASEKPKEEAKPATSCAAGTCPGTCPSKG; encoded by the coding sequence ATGCCTGTTTATGAATACGAGTGCGGAAGCTGCGGGGGCCGCTTTGAGGCTGTCCGGAAATTCAGCGATCCAGACCTTTCCGTATGCCCGTTGTGCAAAGCCGCGAATGTCCGCAAGGTGCTTTCTACGCCGGCGTTCGTGCTTAAGGGGAGCGGCTGGTATGTGACGGATTATCCGTCGAATGCCCGAAAAGAGGGAAGTGCTTCGGAGAAACCCAAAGAGGAGGCAAAGCCGGCAACCAGTTGCGCTGCGGGCACCTGTCCAGGTACCTGTCCGTCCAAAGGCTGA